GAAGGCGGCGACCTCGAGGGCTCGACGGTTGACGTCGGTGGCAACGACGAGGTCGGCGTGGGTGGACAGGTGCAGCGCCTGGACGCCGCAGCCGGTGCCGAGGTCGAGCGCCCGGCCGACCGGCTCGCGGATCGTGAGCTGGGCCAGGGACGTCGACGCGGAGCTGACACCGAGCACGTGGTCGGCCGCGACCCGGATCGGCTGTCCGTCGAGCCCGGGCGTCAGGTCGCTGACGACCCACCAGTCGTGCTCGTCGTCGGCGTAGGGCCGGCAGTCGAGCAGCGCCCGGACCTCGCCGCCCGAGGCGACGAGCATGCCGCCGGCGACCAGGGCGTCCACCAGGCCGGGCAGGGCCCGGTCGGCGCCGGCGCGGTCGACGTCGGTCTGGAGGAGGAAGAGCCGGCTCAGGGTCGCCAGCGGTGAGCCGTCCGTCGTACGACGCAGGGCCGGGGTGGTCTCGTTGCGGTGCAGCGCGTCGGAGGCCGCGCCACCCAGCAGGCTCCCGACCGCGTCGACGGTGAACTCCGCCGCGACCAGGGCGGCACGCAGGGGCGGCGCGAGGTCGGTCCCGGGGACGCTTCCGGTCGTGGGCTGGGGAGGCATGCGGTCATCGTGGCACCGGCACCGATCGCGGGAGACCTCACCCCGACGCGGTCGGGTGCTGCTTGAATCGGGTCATGGCTCGTGTGTTCCGGAGCGTGCTCGCGGCGGTCGCCTGCGTCGTCGCACTTGCGGCTGGAGCCCCGGCCGAGGCGACCTTCGGCCCGGGCCCGACGACGGGGGCCGGCGACTCGTCGGCCCGGCCGGGCTTCGTGCGCGGCCAGATCACGTTCGTCAAGAACCAAGCCCACCCCTGGCACAGCACCGTGACCTGGGACGTGTCGCGCCAGCGTGGCGACGGGACCTGGCAGAGCCTGGCCCACGACTCGTGGCGGGCGGGGTCGGGGCTGGGCGGCGCCGGCACCGAGAACCCCTGCGCCAAGGGAGAGGGCTGGCTGCCCGACGGGCGGTACTCGGTCCTGCAGTACGACGACTACCCCGGCACCCTGATCCACGGCCGCGCCTTCCGGCTCTCCGACAAGAGGTGCCCGAACGGGACCCTCCGCCAGGAGCTGTTCCTGCACACCGAGGCCGGCGCGGGCAACAGCCAGTGTGCCGACCGGCCGGGCGACCAGGTCTGCCGCTGGGAGTACCCGAAGGTCAACGACTACACCTCCCACGGCTGCATCAAGCTCTCGCCGTCGGCGATCCTGGCCCTGACCGTGGCCTACCACCGCTACTTCCACGCCGGCGTCCGCTACCCCCTGTCCAAGGTCAGCCTCCTCGTCCGCTGACCAGGCACAAACAGGCAGGCGAACATCGCCGAGTCGGCGGAAACAGGCAGGCGTACGAGGCCGAGTCGGCACAAAGAGGCATCGGGCGGACGCCGAGTCGGCACAAACAGGCAGGCGAACATCGCCGAGTCGGCGCGAACAGGCAGGCGAACATCGCCGGGTCGGCGCACACAGGCACGGGGCGAACGTCCAGTCGGCGCAAACCGACCGTGCCTGTACGCCGAGTCGACCCGCACGGGTGCCCCTTTGCGCCGAGTCAGCGATCTGTGGCTGCCCCTTTGCGCCGAGTCGGCGTCGTACGAGCGTCTCTTTGTGCCGAGTCAGCGCGCTCTGGCTGCCCCTTTGCGCCGACTCGGCGTCGTATGCCCGCCTCTTTCCGCCGACTCGGCGAAATGACACGCGGCCCGCCCGGATCTCTCCGGACGGGCCGTCGTGCGGTGCGGGTGCGGACCCGGGTCAGCCCTGGGTCTCGAACTGCTGGGTCGGCGCCACCTCGTCGTGCGGGGTGCCGGGCTCGGACGCCGGAGCCGGCGGGGCCGGGGTACCGGAGTCGTCGTCGCCGAGGGTGACCGGACGCTGCTTGGAGATGTAGACCGCGACCACCACGATGCCGGCGGCCACGATCGCGATGATGATCCGCAGCGCGTCGTGCTGGTCCTTGCCCACGCTCATGGAGACGACGGCGCTGGCGATCAGCAGCGAGACCAGGTTCATCACCTTGATCAGCGGGTTGATCGCCGGACCGGCGGTGTCCTTGAACGGGTCGCCCACGGTGTCACCGATGATGGTGGCCTCGTGTGCCAGCGAGCCCTTGCCGCCGTGGTTGCCGTCCTCGACCAGCTTCTTGGCGTTGTCCCAGGCACCACCGGAGTTGGCCAGGAACACCGCCATCAGGGTGCCGGTGCCGATCGCGCCGGCCAGGAAACCGGCCAGCGCCGTGACGCCGAGGCCGAAGCCGACGGCCACGGGCGCGAGCACCGCGAGGAGACCCGGCGTGATCAGCTCACGCAGGGAGTCCTTGGTGACGATGTCGACGACCTTGCCGTACTCGGGTCGACCCGTGCCCTCCATGATCCCGGGGATCTCGCGGAACTGACGGCGTACCTCGTAGACCACCGCGCCGGCCGCCCGGCCGACGGCGTTGATGGCCAGCCCGGAGAACAGGAACACGACCGCGGCACCAAGGAGGATCCCGACCAGCACGGCCGGGTTGAACACCTCGAAGTTGAGCAGGTTGCTCTCCTTGGCGGTCGGCTGCGCCTTGACCAGCGCCTCGGCCACCGAGGTGGCGTAGGAGCCGAACAGCGCCGTCGCGGCGAGTACGGCGGTCGCGATCGCGATGCCCTTGGTGATCGCCTTGGTGGTGTTGCCCACCGCGTCGAGCTCGGTCAGGATCTGCGCGCCCTCGGGGCTCACGTCACCCGACATCTCCGCGACGCCCTGGGCGTTGTCGGAGACCGGGCCGAAGGTGTCCATGGCCACGATCACGCCGACGGTGGTCAGCAGACCACAACCGGCGAGCGCGACCGCGAACAGCGAGATGGTCAGCGTCGCGCCACCGAGCAGGTAGGCCAGGAACACGGCGGCACCGATGACCAGCGTCGTGTAGACCGCTGACTCGAAGCCGACTGCCAGACCCGACAGGATCACCGTCGCGGCGCCGGTCAGCGAGGTCTTGCCGACGTCCTTGACCGGCTTGTACTCGGTGCCGGTGAAGTAGCCGGTGAGCGCCAGGATGCCGGCGGCCATCACGATCCCGATGACCACGGCGGTCGCTGCGATCAGGCGCGGGTCGCCGGAGGCGCCGCCCATGTCCGCGCCGGTGACGTTGCTGAAGCCGGCGAAGCTGCTGGGCAGGTAGACGAAGGACAGGATCACGCACGCCACCGCGGCGATGGCCGCGGAGATGTAGAAGGCGCGGTTGATCGTCTTCAGGCCGTTCTCGCCGACCTTCGGCTTGCACAGGTAGACGCCCGCGACGGCCGTGAGCGCACCGATCGCGGGGATCAGCAGCGGGAAGACGAGGCCCTTGTCGCCGAAGGCCTGCGAGCCGAGGATCAGCGCCGCGACCAGGGTGACGGCGTACGACTCGAAGAGGTCGGCAGCCATGCCGGCGCAGTCACCGACGTTGTCGCCGACGTTGTCGGCGATGGTGGCGGCGTTGCGCGGGTCGTCCTCGGGGATGCCCTGCTCGACCTTGCCGACCAGGTCGGCGCCGACGTCGGCGGCCTTGGTGAAGATGCCGCCACCGACTCGCATGAACATCGCCAGGAGGGCGGCACCGAAGCCGAAGCCCTCCAGCACGTGCGGCGCCTTGTCCTGGAAGGTCAGGACCACGACGCTCGCGCCCAGCAGGCCCAGGCCCACGGTCAGCATGCCGACCATGGCGCCGGTGCGGAAGCCGATCCGCATCGCGGGCTCGCGTCCGCCCACCTCGTTGGCGGCCGCGGCGACGCGCAGGTTGGCGCGCACCGCCAGGCTCATGCCGAGGTAGCCGACCGTGGCGGAGAAACCGGCACCGAACAGGAAGAAGATCGATCGTCCGATCCGCACCCCCCAGTCGTCGGCAGGCAGCGCCATCAGCAGGAAGAACGCGATCGCCGCGAACACGGCGAGGGTGCGGAACTGCCGAGTCAGGTAGGCATTGGCGCCCTCCTGCACCGCGTGAGCGATGTTCTTCATGTTGTCGGTGCCTTCACCGGCGGCAAGGACCTCTTGGCGGAACATGTACGCCATCGCGAGCGCGCCGAGCGCGATCAGGGCGACGATGATGACCAGCACGAGGTTGCCCCCGGAGAGGGTCACGACGGCGGGAATGATCCCGGTCATGTGTTTCCTCCTGGGAATACGTTCACAGACGTTGCGGCGCGGATTGTGCCATGCGCCCCGGGGATCATGTCAGACGGGAGCGGTGCCAACCACATCGGGCTGACCCGCGCGAACGCCTCCTCACGTCGTACGACGTGAGGAGCGGTCAGCTGGCGGCGAGGGCCGCTTCAGGGGTGTCGTGGATGACGAACACCTTGGCCAGCCCGGTGATCCGGAAGATCTTCAGGAGGCGGTCCTGGTTGCAGACCAGCTGCAGGGAGCCCTCGTGGGCGCGGACCTTCTTCAGGCCGCCGACCAGCACGCCGAGGCCGGTGGAGTCGAGGAACTCCACCGCAGACATGTCGATGACGATGTCGTAGGTGCCGGCGGCGACCAGCTCGGTGATCTCCTCGCGCAGACGCGGGGCCGTGTAGACGTCGATCTCGCCCGCGACGGACACGACGGTGCGGCCCTCGGCCTCGCGCGTCGTAATCGTCAGATCCACCAGTCCACTCCTGTGGTCGCTGCCTGGCGCAGGACCCCCTCTGGCCCCTTGCCGTTCTGCACAATCAAACCACGGTCTGCCGCATCGTGGGCACCAAGCCGCCACGACGCGTGGACAAGCTGTCGGAGGCCTTTGGGAGACTGGCGGCGTGCCAGGAGTCGTGCAGGGCCCGACGAGCCGGTCCGCCCTGCGGCTCGCCGCCCGCCCCGGACACGAGGACTCCCTGCGCCACCAGCGGGTGCTGCCGTCCCGGGAGGCCCGCACCGCGCCGTGGCCGACCTGGGTCAGCGCGGAGGTGGTCGCGGCCTTCGGAGCGCGCGGGGTCGGGACTCCGTGGCGACACCAGGTGACCGCGGCGGAGGCCGCCCAGGCCGGGCACCACGTCGTACTCTCCACCGGCACCGCGTCAGGAAAGTCGCTCGCCTACCAGCTGCCGGCCCTGACCCACATCCTCGAACGCCGTGGACCGAGGGGCGAGCGCGGGGCCACCACGCTCTACATCAGCCCCACCAAGGCCCTGGCTCAGGACCAGCTCGCCGCCGTGGCCGGCCTCGGACTCGGCGTCCGGATCGCCACCCACGACGGTGACTCGAGCTACGAGGAGCGCGACTGGACCCGTGAGCACGGCGAGTACGTCCTCACCAACCCCGACATGCTCCATCGCTCCCTGCTACCCCGCCACGACCGGTGGGCCGGGCTGTTCGGCTGCCTCGACCTCGTCGTGGTCGACGAGTGCCACCACTACCGCGGCGTGTTCGGGGCCCATGTCGCCCAGGTGCTACGGCGACTACGCCGGGTGTGCGCCGCCCACGGCTCCGAGCCCACTTTCGTGCTCGCCTCGGCCACGGTCGGCAACCCCGCCGAGCACGCCTCCCGGCTCACCGGCCTCGAGGTGGTGGCCGTCAGCGACGACTCCTCACCGAGGGGCGAGCTCACCGTCGCGCTCTGGGAGCCGCCCTTCACGTCGTACGCCGGTGAGAACGGCGCGCCGGTCCGGCGGGCCGCCTCCTCGGAGACCGCCGACCTGCTGACCGACCTGGTCGCCGACGGCGTCCGGACCCTGGCGTTCGTCCGGTCCCGACGTGGCGCGGAGCAGGTCGCGAGCACCGCCGCCGGTCTCCTCGCCGAGGTCGACGCCTCGCTGCCGGAGCGGGTCGCGAGCTACCGCGGTGGCTACCTGCCCGAGGAGCGGCGCGAGATCGAGCAGGCGCTGCGTGACGGACGGCTGCTCGGCCTCGCGGCGACCAACGCCCTCGAGCTCGGCATCGACGTCTCGGGCCTGGACGCCGTGCTCGTCGCGGGGTTCCCCGGCACCCGAGCCGCGTGGTGGCAGCAGGTCGGTCGGGCCGGGCGAAGTGCCGGTGACGCGCTGGCGGTGCTGGTCGCCCGCGACGACCCGCTCGACACCTATCTGGTCAACCATCCCGAGGCGCTGCTCGACCAGGCGGTCGAGTCGACCGTCTTCGACCCCGACAACCCCTATGTGCTGCGCCCGCACCTGTGCGCCGCAGCCCAGGAGGTCCCGCTGCGCACGGACGGGCTGGCGCTCTTCGGTCCGACCGCGCGCGCCCTCGTGGACGAGCTCACCGAGGAGGGGCGGCTGCGGCGTCGACCCCAGGGTTGGTACTGGACCCACCCCGAGCCGGCGAGTGCCCTGGCCGACATCCGGTCCGGGAGCGGGCGCCCGATCGCGCTCGTGGAGGCCACCACCGGCCGGGTCGTGGGCACCGTGGACTCCTCGAGCGCGCATTCGACTGCTCACACCGGCGCGGTCTACGTCCACCGGGGTGACAGCTGGCTGGTCGAGACGCTCGACCTCGACGACCACGTCGCGACGATCACCCGCGCTGACGTCGCCTACTCCACCACCGCCCGCGAGCTCACCGACATCAGCATCGAGACCGAGCTCGAGCACCGCACCTGGGGTGCGGCGCGGATCTGTTTCGGGACCGTCGACGTCTCGCACCAGGTGGTGTCCTACCTACGTCGTCGCCAGCCCTCCGGTGAGGTGATCGACGAGACCCCGCTCGACCTCCCGGTGCAGACGCTGCGCACCCAGGCCGTCTGGTGGACCCTCCCGGAGGACGTTCTGGCCGAAGCCGGCCTCGCTGGCGGCGACCTGCCCGGGTCTGCGCACGCCGCCGAGCACTGCTCGATCGGGCTGCTCCCGCTCTTCGCCACCTGCGACAGGTGGGACATCGGCGGGGTGTCCACGGCCCTGCACGCCGACACCGGCCGCCTGACCGTGTTCGTGTACGACGGTCATCCGGGCGGCTCCGGCATCGCGGCCCGGGGCTACCAGACCGCGGCCGCGTGGCTGGCCGCCACCCGCGAGACGATCACGTCGTGCGAGTGTCCCGACGGCTGTCCTTCCTGCGTGCAGTCGCCCAAGTGCGGCAACCAGAACCACCCGCTCGACAAGGACGGCGCCGTGCGCCTTCTCGACGTGCTTCTCGCCGGAGCGCCGAGGTGAGTAGCCTGCCTGCATGGTCGTGCTCGGACTCCTGCTGATCGGCGCCGGCGTGCTGTTCATCCTGGCGGCGCTTTTCAGCACTAGCGGGACGGCCTCGCTCCTCGGCGCCGATCTGGGCGCCCGGACGATCTTCCTGCTCGGGCTCGCCTCCGGGGTGGCCATCCTGTGGGGCTTCACGATCTCGCGGGTGGGGGTCCAGAGGTCGTTGCGGCACCGTCGCGAGAGTCGCGAGCTCCGCAAGCTCTCGCAGCGCAACGCCCGCACCGACGCCGTACCGACCCGGCCCGCCGACGACACCGGCGACTGACCGAACTGCTCAGCCGGGCCCGGCCCGCGCCCGCGCCGTCAGGTCGGAGGTCTGGCCCAGCCAGTGCGGCCCGGGGGCCGTCACCGTCAGCGTCACGGTCGTGCCGGACACGAGGCAGGACGTGACCCTGACCCCGTCGGCCGCAGCGACCAGCGCGGCCGCCCGGCACGGGTCGGCACCCAGGGCCAGGGCCCGGGCTGCCGAGAGCGCAGCGAGGTCGGCCCCCGCTTGGGCCACGCGATGGGCGTGGACCATCGCCGCCACCACCCCCAGGGCACCGCCGACCAGCAGCAGGACGGCGGAGAAGGCGAGGACAAGCACCGTCGCCGAGCCCCGCTCGGAGCACGGCCGCGCGCCGGTGTCGCTCATGGGGACTCGGCCGCGGTGACCGCCCGGGCATGCAGCCGCACCTCGGGCAGGAAGCCGAGCAGGCCGCCCGGTGGCCCCACGTCGCCGGACGCCGTGGCGACCGCAGCGCCGTCCCCGACGGTCACGGTCACCGACGAGCCGGGCGCCACCTGCTCCCCCCTCGACACGGCCTCCCCCAGAGGGTCGCCACGTGCAGCCGCGCGGGCGGCCTCCCGGGCGGCGTCGACCATCTGCACCTGGGCGACGCCGATGCTGAGCAGCCAGACCAGCCCGATCGTCAGCGCCACCAGGAGCGGGATCGACATGGCGAGCTCGGCGGTGGCCGCGCCGCGTTCGTCGAACCGTCTCACCCGATGCCCAGCAACGACAGGACGTGGTCGAACAGCGTGCGCAACAGCTGCTCGCCGAAGCCTCCGGTCAGCAGCTTGAACAACAAGCCGGCCAGCCCGGCCCCGGCGGCCGTGCCGACGGCGTACTCGGCCGTGGTGATGCCGCGGTCGTTGCATTTCCTGTGCATGGTCTCCTCCTCGGTGGCCGCGGGATGCGGCCCTGTCGACAACCCTCACGCGGGACCGCCCGGCGCGGTCGAGGGTCGGGGGCGACCTGTGGGCGAGTACGGCGCGAGCAGCGTCGGTGGACGACGGGCGGGCCGAACGGCGTCGTCTCATAGCGCCAGGGACTCCATGAGTCCGACGGCGAGCGGCACGATCCCGAGCAGGATGAACGACGGCAGCAGGCACAGGCCCAGAGGCACCGCCGCCTTCACCCCGACCGATCGGGCTCGCTCCTCGATCCGGACCCTCGAGCGCTGGGCGAGCTCGTCGGCAAGGCCGGCAACGGCCACAGCCACGGAGGCTCCTGACTTGTGGGCTCGCACCATGGTCCCGCCCAACGTGGCCAGCCGTTCGTCGTCGAGCAGTGGCGCCCAGGCACTCTCGACATCGATCCCCAGGGCAAGCCTCGGCGCGACCGTCGAGACCAGCTCTGCGGCCGGGCCGGGGTAGGCATCGCAGACCAGCCGGACCGCGTCCGCGGTCGCGCACCCCGACTCCAAGGCGCCCGCCAGCAGATGCACCAGACCGGGAAGGTCGCGCTCGGCCGCCTCGCGGGCACGGCGTACGGCAGGTGGCTCGGTGCGACCCAGGACGAACCACGTCACCGCGGCCCCGAGCCCGCCGACCGGCAGCCCGGCGCGACCGGAGACGAACAACGCGATCCCGACGCCGGCCAGCGTCGCCCAGAGCAACCGGA
This genomic window from Nocardioides cynanchi contains:
- a CDS encoding Rv3654c family TadE-like protein codes for the protein MSDTGARPCSERGSATVLVLAFSAVLLLVGGALGVVAAMVHAHRVAQAGADLAALSAARALALGADPCRAAALVAAADGVRVTSCLVSGTTVTLTVTAPGPHWLGQTSDLTARARAGPG
- a CDS encoding DEAD/DEAH box helicase; the encoded protein is MPGVVQGPTSRSALRLAARPGHEDSLRHQRVLPSREARTAPWPTWVSAEVVAAFGARGVGTPWRHQVTAAEAAQAGHHVVLSTGTASGKSLAYQLPALTHILERRGPRGERGATTLYISPTKALAQDQLAAVAGLGLGVRIATHDGDSSYEERDWTREHGEYVLTNPDMLHRSLLPRHDRWAGLFGCLDLVVVDECHHYRGVFGAHVAQVLRRLRRVCAAHGSEPTFVLASATVGNPAEHASRLTGLEVVAVSDDSSPRGELTVALWEPPFTSYAGENGAPVRRAASSETADLLTDLVADGVRTLAFVRSRRGAEQVASTAAGLLAEVDASLPERVASYRGGYLPEERREIEQALRDGRLLGLAATNALELGIDVSGLDAVLVAGFPGTRAAWWQQVGRAGRSAGDALAVLVARDDPLDTYLVNHPEALLDQAVESTVFDPDNPYVLRPHLCAAAQEVPLRTDGLALFGPTARALVDELTEEGRLRRRPQGWYWTHPEPASALADIRSGSGRPIALVEATTGRVVGTVDSSSAHSTAHTGAVYVHRGDSWLVETLDLDDHVATITRADVAYSTTARELTDISIETELEHRTWGAARICFGTVDVSHQVVSYLRRRQPSGEVIDETPLDLPVQTLRTQAVWWTLPEDVLAEAGLAGGDLPGSAHAAEHCSIGLLPLFATCDRWDIGGVSTALHADTGRLTVFVYDGHPGGSGIAARGYQTAAAWLAATRETITSCECPDGCPSCVQSPKCGNQNHPLDKDGAVRLLDVLLAGAPR
- a CDS encoding DUF4244 domain-containing protein, with product MHRKCNDRGITTAEYAVGTAAGAGLAGLLFKLLTGGFGEQLLRTLFDHVLSLLGIG
- a CDS encoding type II secretion system F family protein; its protein translation is MSSLVAAALAGAAALWLLPELPRARGAGSGRPLHDGGSDARLRLLWATLAGVGIALFVSGRAGLPVGGLGAAVTWFVLGRTEPPAVRRAREAAERDLPGLVHLLAGALESGCATADAVRLVCDAYPGPAAELVSTVAPRLALGIDVESAWAPLLDDERLATLGGTMVRAHKSGASVAVAVAGLADELAQRSRVRIEERARSVGVKAAVPLGLCLLPSFILLGIVPLAVGLMESLAL
- a CDS encoding sodium-translocating pyrophosphatase, with amino-acid sequence MTGIIPAVVTLSGGNLVLVIIVALIALGALAMAYMFRQEVLAAGEGTDNMKNIAHAVQEGANAYLTRQFRTLAVFAAIAFFLLMALPADDWGVRIGRSIFFLFGAGFSATVGYLGMSLAVRANLRVAAAANEVGGREPAMRIGFRTGAMVGMLTVGLGLLGASVVVLTFQDKAPHVLEGFGFGAALLAMFMRVGGGIFTKAADVGADLVGKVEQGIPEDDPRNAATIADNVGDNVGDCAGMAADLFESYAVTLVAALILGSQAFGDKGLVFPLLIPAIGALTAVAGVYLCKPKVGENGLKTINRAFYISAAIAAVACVILSFVYLPSSFAGFSNVTGADMGGASGDPRLIAATAVVIGIVMAAGILALTGYFTGTEYKPVKDVGKTSLTGAATVILSGLAVGFESAVYTTLVIGAAVFLAYLLGGATLTISLFAVALAGCGLLTTVGVIVAMDTFGPVSDNAQGVAEMSGDVSPEGAQILTELDAVGNTTKAITKGIAIATAVLAATALFGSYATSVAEALVKAQPTAKESNLLNFEVFNPAVLVGILLGAAVVFLFSGLAINAVGRAAGAVVYEVRRQFREIPGIMEGTGRPEYGKVVDIVTKDSLRELITPGLLAVLAPVAVGFGLGVTALAGFLAGAIGTGTLMAVFLANSGGAWDNAKKLVEDGNHGGKGSLAHEATIIGDTVGDPFKDTAGPAINPLIKVMNLVSLLIASAVVSMSVGKDQHDALRIIIAIVAAGIVVVAVYISKQRPVTLGDDDSGTPAPPAPASEPGTPHDEVAPTQQFETQG
- a CDS encoding TadE family type IV pilus minor pilin, which codes for MRRFDERGAATAELAMSIPLLVALTIGLVWLLSIGVAQVQMVDAAREAARAAARGDPLGEAVSRGEQVAPGSSVTVTVGDGAAVATASGDVGPPGGLLGFLPEVRLHARAVTAAESP
- a CDS encoding STAS domain-containing protein, which translates into the protein MDLTITTREAEGRTVVSVAGEIDVYTAPRLREEITELVAAGTYDIVIDMSAVEFLDSTGLGVLVGGLKKVRAHEGSLQLVCNQDRLLKIFRITGLAKVFVIHDTPEAALAAS